The following proteins are co-located in the Pyricularia oryzae 70-15 chromosome 1, whole genome shotgun sequence genome:
- a CDS encoding Nulp1-pending protein, whose protein sequence is MIVANITESSYGDPPSIRFSKPNTWRTDRRQIFLSNFDQCRIKMSSRQLRKLRQQQELDRQETPQDDVSDDEPIAKPRANLFAGFASLGDEDEAEDEDPEDEPESLAEVSGPPLAAADKKKSKKKKKKKKNTRKEETETAVPELEVDEIDRALEELKLSKSAAGSDRQTSETTHNYERELANLLSINMTHLKVINEMRSLFGRDIIQSANTDSDPQANQPRRNMRQVQQAATLEQFLKGRPGESISDVLLRGNPFVQGKEHWPKASAGGLTMEKVDDLDDGTTEYKFTHDATYAAMERLFFALVQRHDPMMLVQFLYRHPYHVSSLIQVSKVAKQDQNSALAGDLCERALFTFGRVTLSSFRNKLKEGRARLSFRRPENRQFWLAAYNYLKSLVMKGTYRTALEWAKLFLALAPEDPYGILNLIPLLAIRSRESKWFSDLVNHGLFSSIMALNVPNREYIRQTVALAKLQLKDVDGAREVIEQGIGRLPWLYCSLFSALNIDVPKSLWAIQPLNPTDQLYTALFIHQFKDLYNNTDATSLLKDVASSVPRPTAFETLPESDEVRQPIARFVYLDNTPSIMALVPHTLLHVTPNFDFDPIPPPAEENDFSNEEQHLPWRNQGPETEGRMRDFIDALQELGNPGAELAPWDANGDDSADEGGHEEELRDQVEAINALLRQGADGAQNVPATFLERLTELFRGGPRPPPTYENPDADYENEAFPEESMPGQWPDDDSGDDDEMPALHPVVEDPERRGANGEGQANPRP, encoded by the coding sequence ATGATTGTGGCTAATATTACCGAATCTTCGTATGGCGACCCGCCAAGCATAAGATTTTCAAAACCCAACACATGGCGCACTGATAGGCGGCAGATTTTTCTCTCGAATTTCGATCAGTGCCGCATCAAAATGTCAAGCAGGCAGTTACGGAAGCTGCGACAGCAGCAAGAGCTGGACCGTCAAGAAACGCCCCAAGACGATGTTTCAGACGACGAGCCCATCGCAAAGCCCCGCGCGAACCTCTTTGCCGGCTTTGCCTCCCTCGGCGACGAAGATGAAGCCGAAGACGAAGACCCAGAGGATGAACCCGAGAGCCTAGCCGAAGTCAGTGGCCCCCCGCTAGCAGCAgccgacaagaagaagtccaagaagaagaagaagaaaaagaagaatacCAGGAAGGAAGAGACCGAGACAGCTGTGCCGGAACTCGAAGTGGATGAGATTGATCGGGCTCTGGAGGAGCTCAAGCTGTCAAAATCAGCTGCCGGCTCCGATCGGCAAACATCAGAGACGACTCACAATTATGAGCGAGAGCTTGCCAACTTGCTCAGCATCAACATGACGCATCTCAAAGTCATTAATGAGATGCGCAGCCTCTTTGGTCGCGATATCATTCAGTCGGCAAATACTGACAGCGACCCACAAGCAAACCAGCCGCGGCGAAACATGCGTCAAGTACAGCAGGCTGCTACTCTTGAACAGTTTCTCAAAGGCAGGCCGGGGGAGAGCATATCGGATGTCCTTCTTCGGGGAAATCCGTTTGTTCAAGGAAAGGAACATTGGCCAAAAGCATCGGCTGGAGGCTTGACCATGGAGAAGGTGGATGACCTCGACGACGGGACTACCGAATACAAGTTCACGCATGATGCTACTTATGCTGCCATGGAAAGACTCTTTTTCGCTCTTGTGCAAAGGCATGATCCCATGATGCTTGTACAATTCCTATACAGACACCCCTACCATGTGTCCTCTTTGATACAAGTTAGCAAAGTAGCCAAGCAAGACCAAAACTCTGCTCTGGCAGGAGACCTCTGCGAGAGAGCCCTGTTTACTTTTGGGAGAGTCACACTATCTTCTTTCCGGAACAAGCTAAAGGAAGGCCGCGCAAGACTTAGTTTTCGCCGGCCGGAGAACCGGCAATTTTGGCTAGCCGCGTACAACTACCTGAAAAGCTTGGTAATGAAAGGGACATACCGCACGGCTTTGGAGTGGGCCAAGCTCTTCCTAGCATTGGCTCCTGAGGATCCCTATGGAATCTTAAACCTGATTCCCTTACTTGCCATAAGATCGAGGGAGTCAAAATGGTTCTCCGACCTTGTGAACCATGGGCTATTCTCTTCTATCATGGCACTAAACGTGCCAAACAGGGAGTACATCAGACAGACTGTGGCACTGGCCAAGTTACAACTCAAGGACGTGGACGGAGCGAGAGAAGTCATCGAGCAGGGGATTGGAAGGCTCCCATGGCTTTACTGCTCACTTTTCAGTGCCTTGAACATAGATGTGCCCAAGTCTCTTTGGGCCATTCAGCCACTGAACCCCACTGATCAGCTCTACACGGCGCTGTTTATCCACCAGTTCAAAGATCTATACAACAATACAGATGCTACATCACTTCTAAAGGATGTCGCAAGCTCGGTACCACGGCCTACAGCTTTTGAGACTTTACCAGAGTCGGATGAGGTCAGACAACCGATTGCCAGATTCGTTTACCTCGATAATACACCGTCAATCATGGCTTTGGTACCGCATACACTACTCCACGTGACACCGAACTTTGACTTCGATCCGATTCCGCCGCCCGCCGAAGAGAATGATTTCTCGAATGAGGAACAACACCTTCCTTGGCGCAATCAAGGTCCAGAAACAGAGGGCCGCATGCGCGATTTTATCGACGCCCTTCAGGAGCTCGGCAACCCAGGTGCGGAATTAGCCCCTTGGGATGCTAATGGCGACGACTCTGCAGACGAAGGAGGTCACGAAGAGGAGTTGAGAGACCAGGTGGAGGCGATAAATGCACTTTTACGACAAGGGGCTGATGGCGCGCAGAACGTTCCGGCTACATTCCTGGAGAGGCTGACCGAACTGTTTCGGGGCGGGCCACGGCCGCCACCAACCTATGAAAACCCAGATGCTGACTATGAAAATGAAGCATTCCCCGAGGAGTCGATGCCTGGGCAGTGGCCTGATGATGACTCtggcgacgatgacgagatGCCGGCCCTGCACCCGGTGGTTGAGGATCCGGAGAGGAGGGGGGCGAATGGGGAAGGTCAGGCCAACCCGCGACCTTGA
- a CDS encoding nonspecific lipid-transfer protein encodes MAPAKPKQPAYVLGVGMTQFIKPRGKVDYTELGFEAGVKAMLDARINYDEVDQGVACYCYGDSTCGQRVFYQFGMTQIPIVNVNNNCSTGSTGLAMARQLVGHGAADCVLVIGFEKMMPGSLQTFFQDRENPTGTSGLMMASTRGYEPKVPGAAQMFGNAGREYMEKYGATLEDFAEIGRVNHEHSARNPYSQFKDQYTLEQVMKSPMIHTPLTKLQCCPTSDGGAAAVVVSQAFLDARPELKANAIKIAGQCMATDGPELFSKSAIDLVGYGMGAHAGRVACAEAGVSPRDCQVCELHDCFSANEMVTLDALGLADKGKAHELVRSGGITYPGGPGRTVVNPSGGLISKGHPLGATGLAQCAELVWHLRGWASNRAVPGTKNALQHNLGLGGAVVVTVYQRADGKEAPKLSEEEIIKAAGVGYNPAVQAKGFTAAQAKAVRSKEKSSEWALQDTLDKVQARF; translated from the coding sequence ATGGCTCCCGCAAAACCCAAGCAGCCGGCATACGTGCTCGGCGTGGGCATGACGCAGTTCATCAAGCCTCGCGGCAAGGTCGACTACACGGAGCTGGGCTTCGAGGCCGGCGTCAAGGCCATGCTGGACGCGCGCATCAACTACGACGAGGTCGACCAAGGCGTCGCTTGCTACTGCTACGGCGACTCCACCTGTGGCCAGCGCGTCTTTTACCAGTTCGGCATGACCCAGATCCCCATCGTCAACGTCAACAACAACTGCTCCACCGGCTCGACCGGCCTGGCCATGGCCCGCCAGCTGGTCGGCCACGGCGCCGCCGATTGTGTTCTAGTCATCGGCTTCGAGAAGATGATGCCCGGCAGCCTGCAGACCTTCTTCCAGGACCGCGAGAACCCGACCGGCACCTCTGGCCTCATGATGGCCTCCACCCGCGGCTACGAGCCCAAGGTCCCCGGTGCCGCGCAGATGTTTGGCAATGCCGGTAGGGAGTATATGGAGAAGTACGGCGCCACGCTCGAGGACTTTGCCGAGATCGGCCGCGTCAATCACGAACATTCGGCCCGCAACCCCTACAGCCAGTTCAAGGACCAGTACACCCTAGAGCAGGTCATGAAGTCGCCCATGATCCACACCCCCCTGACCAAGCTGCAGTGCTGCCCGACCTCGGACGGCGGCGCCGCGGCCGTCGTCGTCTCACAGGCCTTCCTCGACGCCCGCCCGGAACTCAAGGCTAACGCCATCAAGATCGCCGGCCAGTGCATGGCCACCGACGGACCGGAGCTCTTCTCCAAGTCCGCCATCGACTTGGTCGGTTACGGAATGGGCGCTCACGCCGGGCGCGTGGCGTGTGCCGAGGCGGGCGTCTCACCGCGTGACTGCCAGGTCTGTGAGCTGCACGACTGCTTCTCGGCCAACGAGATGGTGACGCTCGACGCGCTGGGTCTGGCCGACAAGGGCAAGGCGCACGAGCTGGTACGCTCCGGCGGCATCACGTACCCCGGCGGGCCGGGCCGCACCGTTGTCAACCCGTCGGGAGGGCTTATTTCCAAGGGTCACCCGCTCGGCGCCACGGGGCTGGCGCAGTGCGCCGAGCTCGTCTGGCACCTCCGCGGCTGGGCGTCTAACCGCGCCGTCCCGGGTACCAAGAACGCGTTGCAGCACAATCTCGGCCTgggcggcgccgtcgtcgtcacgGTCTACCAGAGGGCGGATGGCAAGGAGGCGCCCAAGCTTTCCGAGGAGGAGATCATCAAggccgccggcgtcggcTACAACCCGGCAGTGCAGGCCAAGGGCTTCACGGCGGCGCAGGCAAAGGCCGTGAGGAGCAAGGAGAAGAGCAGCGAGTGGGCGTTGCAGGACACATTGGACAAGGTCCAGGCCAGGTTTTAA